In Micromonospora sp. WMMA1363, a genomic segment contains:
- a CDS encoding VOC family protein codes for MSSAWESLTVDARDPARLARWWAEALGYQVVTERPGEVEIRQAPDRSPGIVFVPAARGKDGRNRLHLDLRPDDQEAEVERLVDMGARHVDVGRRDVTWTTLADPEGNEFCVLRPGGG; via the coding sequence ATGAGCAGCGCCTGGGAGAGCCTCACCGTCGACGCCCGTGACCCGGCTCGGTTGGCCCGCTGGTGGGCCGAGGCGCTGGGTTACCAGGTGGTCACGGAGAGGCCGGGCGAGGTGGAGATCCGGCAGGCGCCAGACCGGTCGCCCGGCATCGTCTTCGTGCCAGCCGCGCGCGGCAAGGACGGCAGGAACCGGCTCCATCTCGACCTGCGCCCGGACGACCAGGAGGCGGAGGTCGAGCGGCTGGTGGACATGGGCGCCCGGCACGTCGACGTCGGCCGGCGCGACGTGACGTGGACAACGCTGGCCGACCCGGAGGGCAACGAGTTCTGCGTCCTGCGGCCGGGTGGGGGGTGA
- a CDS encoding roadblock/LC7 domain-containing protein, producing the protein MDVDTMVGTELLRLRRRRPEVTGGVLAGTDGMVIGSDLPGTDATHLAALAAAGFGVASRVAATVRRGEFREAMVCTATGTVVTYPAGQDALLTLVADSTDDLEGLHAEARAVAHRAGSALDARPRVTAPALDARAPHVVTTTLPRRTGAPTWRRPPIR; encoded by the coding sequence GTGGACGTTGACACGATGGTGGGTACGGAACTGCTCCGGCTACGGCGCCGCCGCCCGGAGGTGACCGGCGGAGTACTCGCCGGCACCGACGGCATGGTCATCGGCAGCGACCTGCCGGGGACGGATGCCACCCACCTGGCGGCGCTCGCCGCGGCCGGCTTCGGGGTGGCCAGCCGGGTGGCGGCGACCGTGCGACGCGGCGAGTTCCGGGAGGCCATGGTGTGCACCGCCACCGGGACCGTGGTTACCTACCCGGCCGGGCAGGACGCGCTGCTCACGTTGGTCGCCGACAGCACCGATGATCTGGAGGGGCTGCACGCCGAGGCTCGCGCGGTCGCCCACCGGGCCGGCTCGGCGCTCGACGCGCGGCCCCGTGTCACGGCACCCGCGCTCGACGCGCGTGCCCCACACGTCGTGACGACCACGCTGCCGCGCCGAACCGGCGCCCCCACCTGGCGTCGCCCGCCGATCCGCTGA